From Schistocerca cancellata isolate TAMUIC-IGC-003103 chromosome 6, iqSchCanc2.1, whole genome shotgun sequence, a single genomic window includes:
- the LOC126191286 gene encoding putative lipoyltransferase 2, mitochondrial isoform X2: MGWFHGGFGAAAILCFGMITPVIRVLQVGPMTYGRACHLQRILAKEHINGNPQLAGTLILVEHPPVYTIGIRKREEYAQDQSRLCALGAEFHVVDRGGLVTFHGPGQMVAYPVLNLRFWKGGLRSYVSRLENTVIHTISNGFALQNVEARPAPYTGVWLGNAKICAIGVRASRQVTTHGLALNCCVDLDWFKHIIPCGLEGCEVTSLSQQLKRRVEIEEVVPYFLTAFATVFQCHLADYPAAEKQKLYVEM; the protein is encoded by the exons ATGGGATGGTTCCACGGCGGTTTTGGCGCAGCT GCCATTCTTTGTTTTGGGATGATAACACCAGTGATAAGAGTACTTCAGGTGGGACCAATGACTTATGGTCGTGCCTGTCATCTACAGAGAATACTGGCAAAAGAACACATAAATGGCAACCCTCAGCTTGCTGGTACATTAATTCTTGTTGAACATCCACCAGTGTATACCATTGGCATCCGGAAGAGGGAAGAGTATGCTCAAGATCAGTCACGTCTCTGTGCACTGGGTGCAGAATTCCATGTAGTGGATCGTGGAGGCTTGGTTACATTTCATGGACCAGGTCAGATGGTAGCTTATCCTGTGCTTAATCTCCGCTTTTGGAAAGGAGGTTTACGATCATATGTGTCTAGGTTGGAGAATACTGTAATACACACAATCAGTAATGGATTTGCACTACAAAATGTCGAAGCGAGGCCTGCACCATACACTGGCGTCTGGCTTGGTAACGCAAAAATTTGTGCTATTGGGGTACGAGCAAGTCGTCAAGTTACAACACATGGACTAGCACTCAATTGCTGTGTAGATTTGGATTGGTTTAAGCATATCATTCCTTGTGGACTTGAAGGCTGTGAAGTAACCTCATTATCTCAACAGTTAAAACGAAGAGTTGAGATTGAGGAAGTGGTACCTTATTTCCTTACTGCTTTTGCTACTGTCTTTCAATGCCATCTTGCAGATTATCCTGCAGCAGAGAAACAGAAACTATATGTAGAAATGTGA
- the LOC126191286 gene encoding putative lipoyltransferase 2, mitochondrial isoform X3, producing the protein MITAILCFGMITPVIRVLQVGPMTYGRACHLQRILAKEHINGNPQLAGTLILVEHPPVYTIGIRKREEYAQDQSRLCALGAEFHVVDRGGLVTFHGPGQMVAYPVLNLRFWKGGLRSYVSRLENTVIHTISNGFALQNVEARPAPYTGVWLGNAKICAIGVRASRQVTTHGLALNCCVDLDWFKHIIPCGLEGCEVTSLSQQLKRRVEIEEVVPYFLTAFATVFQCHLADYPAAEKQKLYVEM; encoded by the exons ATGATCACA GCCATTCTTTGTTTTGGGATGATAACACCAGTGATAAGAGTACTTCAGGTGGGACCAATGACTTATGGTCGTGCCTGTCATCTACAGAGAATACTGGCAAAAGAACACATAAATGGCAACCCTCAGCTTGCTGGTACATTAATTCTTGTTGAACATCCACCAGTGTATACCATTGGCATCCGGAAGAGGGAAGAGTATGCTCAAGATCAGTCACGTCTCTGTGCACTGGGTGCAGAATTCCATGTAGTGGATCGTGGAGGCTTGGTTACATTTCATGGACCAGGTCAGATGGTAGCTTATCCTGTGCTTAATCTCCGCTTTTGGAAAGGAGGTTTACGATCATATGTGTCTAGGTTGGAGAATACTGTAATACACACAATCAGTAATGGATTTGCACTACAAAATGTCGAAGCGAGGCCTGCACCATACACTGGCGTCTGGCTTGGTAACGCAAAAATTTGTGCTATTGGGGTACGAGCAAGTCGTCAAGTTACAACACATGGACTAGCACTCAATTGCTGTGTAGATTTGGATTGGTTTAAGCATATCATTCCTTGTGGACTTGAAGGCTGTGAAGTAACCTCATTATCTCAACAGTTAAAACGAAGAGTTGAGATTGAGGAAGTGGTACCTTATTTCCTTACTGCTTTTGCTACTGTCTTTCAATGCCATCTTGCAGATTATCCTGCAGCAGAGAAACAGAAACTATATGTAGAAATGTGA
- the LOC126191286 gene encoding putative lipoyltransferase 2, mitochondrial isoform X1 codes for MAFSEPALWMVQCFPGHWAILCFGMITPVIRVLQVGPMTYGRACHLQRILAKEHINGNPQLAGTLILVEHPPVYTIGIRKREEYAQDQSRLCALGAEFHVVDRGGLVTFHGPGQMVAYPVLNLRFWKGGLRSYVSRLENTVIHTISNGFALQNVEARPAPYTGVWLGNAKICAIGVRASRQVTTHGLALNCCVDLDWFKHIIPCGLEGCEVTSLSQQLKRRVEIEEVVPYFLTAFATVFQCHLADYPAAEKQKLYVEM; via the exons ATGGCATTCAGTGAGCCTGCATTGTGGATGGTGCAGTGTTTTCCAGGACACTGG GCCATTCTTTGTTTTGGGATGATAACACCAGTGATAAGAGTACTTCAGGTGGGACCAATGACTTATGGTCGTGCCTGTCATCTACAGAGAATACTGGCAAAAGAACACATAAATGGCAACCCTCAGCTTGCTGGTACATTAATTCTTGTTGAACATCCACCAGTGTATACCATTGGCATCCGGAAGAGGGAAGAGTATGCTCAAGATCAGTCACGTCTCTGTGCACTGGGTGCAGAATTCCATGTAGTGGATCGTGGAGGCTTGGTTACATTTCATGGACCAGGTCAGATGGTAGCTTATCCTGTGCTTAATCTCCGCTTTTGGAAAGGAGGTTTACGATCATATGTGTCTAGGTTGGAGAATACTGTAATACACACAATCAGTAATGGATTTGCACTACAAAATGTCGAAGCGAGGCCTGCACCATACACTGGCGTCTGGCTTGGTAACGCAAAAATTTGTGCTATTGGGGTACGAGCAAGTCGTCAAGTTACAACACATGGACTAGCACTCAATTGCTGTGTAGATTTGGATTGGTTTAAGCATATCATTCCTTGTGGACTTGAAGGCTGTGAAGTAACCTCATTATCTCAACAGTTAAAACGAAGAGTTGAGATTGAGGAAGTGGTACCTTATTTCCTTACTGCTTTTGCTACTGTCTTTCAATGCCATCTTGCAGATTATCCTGCAGCAGAGAAACAGAAACTATATGTAGAAATGTGA
- the LOC126191286 gene encoding putative lipoyltransferase 2, mitochondrial isoform X4: MITPVIRVLQVGPMTYGRACHLQRILAKEHINGNPQLAGTLILVEHPPVYTIGIRKREEYAQDQSRLCALGAEFHVVDRGGLVTFHGPGQMVAYPVLNLRFWKGGLRSYVSRLENTVIHTISNGFALQNVEARPAPYTGVWLGNAKICAIGVRASRQVTTHGLALNCCVDLDWFKHIIPCGLEGCEVTSLSQQLKRRVEIEEVVPYFLTAFATVFQCHLADYPAAEKQKLYVEM; encoded by the coding sequence ATGATAACACCAGTGATAAGAGTACTTCAGGTGGGACCAATGACTTATGGTCGTGCCTGTCATCTACAGAGAATACTGGCAAAAGAACACATAAATGGCAACCCTCAGCTTGCTGGTACATTAATTCTTGTTGAACATCCACCAGTGTATACCATTGGCATCCGGAAGAGGGAAGAGTATGCTCAAGATCAGTCACGTCTCTGTGCACTGGGTGCAGAATTCCATGTAGTGGATCGTGGAGGCTTGGTTACATTTCATGGACCAGGTCAGATGGTAGCTTATCCTGTGCTTAATCTCCGCTTTTGGAAAGGAGGTTTACGATCATATGTGTCTAGGTTGGAGAATACTGTAATACACACAATCAGTAATGGATTTGCACTACAAAATGTCGAAGCGAGGCCTGCACCATACACTGGCGTCTGGCTTGGTAACGCAAAAATTTGTGCTATTGGGGTACGAGCAAGTCGTCAAGTTACAACACATGGACTAGCACTCAATTGCTGTGTAGATTTGGATTGGTTTAAGCATATCATTCCTTGTGGACTTGAAGGCTGTGAAGTAACCTCATTATCTCAACAGTTAAAACGAAGAGTTGAGATTGAGGAAGTGGTACCTTATTTCCTTACTGCTTTTGCTACTGTCTTTCAATGCCATCTTGCAGATTATCCTGCAGCAGAGAAACAGAAACTATATGTAGAAATGTGA